A stretch of Schaalia odontolytica DNA encodes these proteins:
- a CDS encoding alpha/beta hydrolase, translated as MGAMAVSFLGVIAALAMYAVSVAPSLMARSWAWHAVASGVLVACGYVAGVVVQNVGARVIAMTGLTIRASEPVEIGFRVCIAALFAIWWLYAVIQSYRRARVAARLVNMPGETFGEYLLGTAGTVVIAWCLILIVGALNRVGRMLIGVLGGYMPRPAAIVVGVAILVAIVFFLTSNVILRGGIGFFRHHAEQMNTRTARGIYKPFVPERSASPASPVTWESVGGQGRVFLGRGPSRLDIAQVTGGEAMEPIRVYSGMPTGGAGIEQAAATVVAELRRTGAFDRAVILIAASTGSGWVDEWQVQPLEFLTRGNCATASLQYSYVPSALNWLTGLEPAQEASAALFRAVRAELDTMDEADRPALFVCGESLGAFASQSVFSSVEEALSQVDGALWVGTPAFTPMHAELTAARHKGSPEVAPVVYNGRRVRFVNEPSDLRTDLYGRELGPWGFPRFVYAQHASDPVVWWNRKMLWMQPDWLRERAGRDVSPFVEFTRFVTFIQVLADLPVAGTAPGGHGHTYNEELIPLWRAILGFDLLFDEAPTHPRLAALDGEWVDEEMVERIGIVVRANLELSDRQ; from the coding sequence ATGGGGGCCATGGCTGTGTCGTTTCTGGGAGTGATCGCTGCCCTCGCCATGTACGCGGTGAGCGTGGCGCCGTCGCTGATGGCGCGCTCGTGGGCGTGGCACGCGGTCGCTTCGGGCGTCCTCGTGGCCTGCGGTTACGTCGCCGGCGTCGTCGTCCAGAACGTGGGTGCCCGCGTCATAGCCATGACCGGTCTGACGATCCGCGCATCCGAGCCCGTCGAGATCGGCTTCCGCGTCTGCATCGCCGCCCTCTTCGCGATCTGGTGGCTCTACGCGGTCATCCAGTCCTACCGACGGGCCCGCGTCGCCGCCAGGCTTGTCAACATGCCGGGGGAGACCTTCGGCGAGTACCTCCTGGGTACGGCCGGCACGGTCGTGATTGCCTGGTGTCTCATCCTGATCGTCGGGGCGTTGAACCGCGTGGGACGCATGCTGATCGGGGTGCTCGGCGGCTACATGCCGCGCCCGGCGGCGATCGTCGTGGGCGTCGCGATTCTGGTCGCCATCGTCTTCTTCCTGACGTCCAACGTGATCCTGCGCGGCGGAATCGGCTTCTTCCGCCACCATGCTGAGCAGATGAACACGCGCACCGCGCGCGGTATCTACAAGCCGTTCGTGCCCGAGCGCTCCGCCTCCCCGGCCTCGCCCGTCACCTGGGAATCCGTCGGTGGTCAGGGGCGCGTCTTCCTGGGGCGCGGCCCCTCGCGCCTCGACATCGCCCAGGTCACCGGCGGCGAGGCCATGGAGCCGATCCGCGTCTACTCCGGTATGCCTACGGGTGGGGCGGGCATCGAGCAGGCCGCGGCGACTGTGGTCGCCGAGCTGCGCCGCACGGGAGCCTTCGATCGCGCCGTCATTCTCATCGCCGCGTCGACCGGCTCCGGCTGGGTTGACGAGTGGCAGGTCCAGCCCCTCGAGTTCCTGACCCGCGGCAACTGTGCCACCGCCTCGCTCCAGTACTCCTACGTGCCGTCGGCCCTCAACTGGCTGACCGGCCTCGAGCCGGCGCAGGAGGCCTCGGCAGCGCTCTTCCGCGCGGTGCGGGCCGAGCTCGACACTATGGACGAGGCCGACCGACCCGCGCTCTTCGTCTGCGGTGAATCCCTGGGGGCTTTCGCCTCGCAGTCGGTTTTCTCCTCGGTTGAGGAGGCGCTCTCCCAAGTGGATGGGGCCCTGTGGGTGGGGACCCCCGCCTTCACGCCGATGCACGCCGAGCTGACGGCAGCCCGCCACAAGGGAAGCCCCGAGGTCGCCCCCGTCGTCTACAACGGTCGGCGCGTGCGCTTCGTGAACGAGCCATCCGACCTGCGCACCGACCTGTACGGGCGCGAGCTGGGGCCGTGGGGCTTCCCGCGCTTCGTCTACGCCCAGCACGCCTCCGATCCGGTCGTGTGGTGGAATCGGAAGATGCTCTGGATGCAGCCCGATTGGCTGCGTGAGCGCGCGGGCCGCGACGTGTCTCCCTTCGTTGAGTTCACGCGCTTCGTCACCTTCATTCAGGTGCTCGCCGACCTGCCCGTCGCGGGGACCGCTCCCGGCGGCCACGGCCACACCTACAACGAGGAGCTGATCCCCCTGTGGCGGGCGATCCTCGGCTTCGATCTCCTCTTCGACGAGGCCCCGACTCACCCGCGCTTGGCCGCCCTGGATGGTGAGTGGGTCGACGAGGAGATGGTGGAGCGTATCGGCATCGTCGTGCGGGCGAACCTGGAGCTGTCTGACCGGCAGTAG